The Physeter macrocephalus isolate SW-GA unplaced genomic scaffold, ASM283717v5 random_949, whole genome shotgun sequence DNA window tttttaagatttttttttgatgtggaccacttttaaagtctttttattgaatttgttacaatattgcttctgttttatgttttggttttttggcgggaggcacgtgggatcttagctcccaaccagggatcaaacctggaccccctacgttggaaggtgaagtcttaaccactggaccgccagggaagtcccacttagGTCTTAATTTTGGAAAGGATGGATTAGAAATAGAGGCTCTACTTTTGCCTGTAGAGAGGCTTGGGATCTTGTAAATGCCCAAGGTGCATTCCCCTCCAGGCTGTGctgcccagggccacagagcaCCCAGGGCTGGGTTGGCTCTTGGAATCACAGGGGTGGAGTGAGGTCTTCTATACAGTGTGCGGTGCAGGTGCAAGTTGTGTTGGCTCCTGTTTGACCTCTGGGTCAGGCCACTTCTCCAGAGCAAGCCAAGACTAGGAAGGGTAAAGGTATTGGGCACAGATGTAGGAAGAGGGTCACTGGACACTGAGTTTACAGGGCACAGGTGGTTGGGGTTCTGGGTACAGAAAGAGAATGTGCTCTGGGAGCCGAGAAAGAGCCAGGGCTGTAGGGGCTCAGAGGGGAAGGAAtgctggaaggaaaaagaaagaagggcttTGGAGCCAGTGAATGAGGGTTGTGAGGCTCAGAGGGAAAGGAAGCTGGAATCCAAAGGGCTCTGGTGCTGTGCGGTGCGGTCACTTCCCTGCTAACCGCTCCTTTACATACCCCTTTCTCCCCTCCTAGAGGCCAAGTTACAGAAGTTTGACGTATTCCCCAAGACGCTGCTTCAGGCAGGCCGCGCAGGCAGCCCGCAGCCGCCGCCGGGAAAGCCCTTATCACCCGACGGCGCGGACTCTGGTCCCGGGACATCGTCCCCAGAGGTGCGAGCGGGCTCGGGCTCGGAGAACGGCGACGGCGAGTCCTTTTCTGGGTCGCCCCTGGCCCGGGCCTCCAAGGAGGCAGGTGGCAGCTGCCCAGGCAGCGCTGGCCCCGGAGGCGGCGGCGAGGAGGACAGCCCGGGATCCGCCAGCCCTCTGGGTTCAGAATCCGGTTCCGAGGCCGACAAAGAAGAGGCAGAGGCCACGCCCGCGCCCGGGCTGGGCGGGGGCCCGGGTCCACGGCAGCGGACGCCGCTAGACATCTTGACGCGCGTCTTCCCGGGCCACCGGCGGGGTGTCCTGGAGCTAGTGTTGCAGGGCTGCGGCGGCGACGTGGTGCAGGCTATCGAGCAGGTGCTGAACCACCACCGCGGGGGCCTCGCGGCCGGCCTAGGCCCCGCCGTGCCCCCCGATAAGGCCGCGgtgggggcagcagcagcagcggatGACGCGTGGCCTGGCCGCGTCGACGCCGCGGCCGCCGGGGGGCCGGGGCTGCCCGCGCCGCTGCAGGCGGGCCCAGCCGCACCTCCGCACCACAGACCTTTGCTGGCCGGCGCCATGGCGCCCGGGGCGCTGGGCTCGCTGAGCAGCCGCTCGGCCTTCTCGCCACTGCAGCCCAACGCCAGTCACTTCGGCGCCGATGCGGGCGCCTACCCGCTGGGCGCGCCGCTTGGCCTCAGCCCCCTGCGCCTGGCCtactcggcggcggcggcgcacAGTCGCGGCCTGGCCTTCATGGCTCCCTACTCCACCGCCGGCCTGGTGCCCACACTCGGCTTCCGCCCGCCCATGGACTACGCCTTCAGTGATCTCATGCGCGACCGCTcggccgccgccgctgctgtGCACAAGGAGCCGACCTACGGCGGCGGCCTGTACGGGCCCATGGTCAATGGCGCCCCTGAGAAGCAGTAGGGCGAGCGGCCCGGCAGTCGGGCGGCCCCCAAACAGGGACCCCAGGCTTGCCCCGCGGGCCGCCGGCCCGTCTTTGCCTGGTGCGCTCTCTGCGCCCCGGCTGGGATCCTCTCGCTCCAAGgtggttttcagttttgttttggaCGGTGGGTAGGGAGAGCTGAGCAAAGAGGAGCAACTTCAGATGCAGATGTTCTCGGAGGGGATGTGAGACCCCCCATCCTCGTCCCGCGACCCCATCAAGGCTCCCCATCCCTTCAGAAGGCCGGGAATTCTTGAGAATTCAGAGGCTGCAGCCGCCGCGCAAGCTCCTGCCTCTCCTGTCACTATGCTCGTCACACCTGCCCGCGCTCCCAAATGGCTGGCAGGATAGTCCCGGGAGTCTGTGTTCTGTGTCTGCCcctcccttaaaaaaattttaatattcgctctaacaaatataaatttaggaTGTATAAATCTCTTGGCACTGAGTCGAGTCTTTGGGACACACATATATATCGATatcaattgtaaaaaaaaaaaaaggaaacaagttcTAAGGTGCACTTTCCTCGTTGCGGTATTTGTCGCTCTCTTTGTTGCTTATGCCGATAAGCATGGGTTTCCTTGGTGCAGTGtgagtttttatatatgtataaatctatatataaactatacatatatatacaagcCAGTGTATAATGttataaaatggaattctaaGTTATTAATTGTAATCTGTAGGTGACCTCGGTATTAAcgtgaaaaatattcaaaaacaagcaaa harbors:
- the DMRTA2 gene encoding doublesex- and mab-3-related transcription factor A2, producing MELRSELPSVPGAATAAATATGPPVASVASVAAAAAAAASLPVSVAGGLLRAPPLLLRAAEKYPRTPKCARCRNHGVVSALKGHKRYCRWKDCLCAKCTLIAERQRVMAAQVALRRQQAQEENEARELQLLYGTAEGLALAAANGIIPPRPAYEVFGSVCAADGGGPGAGAPAGTGGGAAGAGSSEAKLQKFDVFPKTLLQAGRAGSPQPPPGKPLSPDGADSGPGTSSPEVRAGSGSENGDGESFSGSPLARASKEAGGSCPGSAGPGGGGEEDSPGSASPLGSESGSEADKEEAEATPAPGLGGGPGPRQRTPLDILTRVFPGHRRGVLELVLQGCGGDVVQAIEQVLNHHRGGLAAGLGPAVPPDKAAVGAAAAADDAWPGRVDAAAAGGPGLPAPLQAGPAAPPHHRPLLAGAMAPGALGSLSSRSAFSPLQPNASHFGADAGAYPLGAPLGLSPLRLAYSAAAAHSRGLAFMAPYSTAGLVPTLGFRPPMDYAFSDLMRDRSAAAAAVHKEPTYGGGLYGPMVNGAPEKQ